The proteins below are encoded in one region of Streptomyces ficellus:
- a CDS encoding trypsin-like serine peptidase, which yields MTVTTTARAERLHQAEAAAERYRRTSTERHDVERRMDAGVRFPDSAEAIAVRAARLLDNQAVPAAAAVDSIREERLSAPAAYERILGLSKELQAWSFLPRGARAARTVARILTRDNGRELPIGTGFLVSPRLLMTNHHVLPDAASARECLLEFDAQVTIDNTPGASIRLEFDPDAFFVADERLDFALVLVRPDGDGRPPGDVFGWNRLSAQLGKLVIGEPVNVIGHPMGRLKEIAVRDNALQVRLDDFLHYLTDTEPGNSGSPVYNDQWEVVALHHSGVPDKDDEGRTLRKDGKVWEPGDGDDAVAWVANEGVRISVILRHLAGLRLDPARRALLAGMGPDSGLQDTGAAPQSAGRPAADGSLAGVTFADGSRMDGTSAGVTLVDGAPADGTLRDGAPADRTLRDGAPADRTSATATATRRTAREASAERVGLRPRATATGANRHLVLLHGRSQQDKDTEKLRRDWCAGLNHGLTRAGMAPVDPADAWFPFYGDTLVGALRRDESVPRPFAGMTASPVAEACAPDGPARGTYEQLIAEAAANAHMPPNGDAADERFGASLVGKLQRQLSWIAAKTDLDEWFIATVLRDVAAYLDDPDARNAVLDAVLATMPTSGDLVLVTHSLGTVVGMDLMTRLGPEVRVALLVTAGSPLGLDTVQRRLLLGGPERPEGEFRWVNAWCPTDAVAIGCPLGDTWKGELTDLAVANSRDRAHDIDEYLTHPEVAAEIGQLVGA from the coding sequence CAACCAGGCGGTACCCGCCGCGGCCGCGGTGGACAGCATTCGTGAGGAACGGCTCTCCGCCCCCGCCGCGTACGAACGCATCCTCGGCCTGTCGAAGGAACTGCAGGCATGGAGCTTCCTGCCGCGCGGTGCCCGCGCCGCGCGCACCGTCGCCAGGATCCTCACCCGGGACAACGGCCGGGAGCTGCCGATCGGGACCGGCTTCCTCGTCTCGCCCCGCCTGCTGATGACCAACCATCACGTCCTGCCCGACGCGGCGTCGGCGCGGGAGTGCCTGCTGGAGTTCGACGCCCAGGTCACCATCGACAACACCCCCGGCGCGTCCATCCGGCTCGAGTTCGACCCCGACGCGTTCTTCGTCGCGGACGAGCGGCTCGACTTCGCCCTGGTGCTGGTGCGGCCCGACGGTGACGGCCGGCCTCCGGGCGACGTGTTCGGGTGGAACAGACTCAGCGCCCAGCTCGGGAAACTGGTCATCGGCGAACCGGTCAACGTCATCGGCCACCCCATGGGCCGGCTCAAGGAGATCGCCGTACGCGACAACGCGCTCCAGGTACGCCTGGACGACTTCCTGCACTACCTGACCGACACCGAGCCGGGAAACAGCGGCTCACCGGTCTACAACGACCAGTGGGAGGTCGTGGCCCTGCACCACAGCGGGGTCCCCGACAAGGACGACGAGGGCCGTACGCTGCGCAAGGACGGCAAGGTGTGGGAGCCCGGCGACGGGGACGACGCGGTCGCCTGGGTGGCGAACGAGGGCGTACGCATCAGCGTCATCCTCCGGCACCTCGCCGGGTTGCGGCTCGACCCGGCGCGGCGCGCCCTGCTGGCCGGGATGGGCCCGGACTCCGGCCTCCAGGACACGGGCGCGGCACCGCAGTCGGCCGGACGGCCCGCCGCGGACGGCAGCCTCGCGGGCGTCACCTTCGCGGACGGCAGCCGGATGGACGGCACCTCTGCGGGCGTCACCCTCGTGGACGGCGCCCCCGCGGACGGCACCCTGAGGGACGGCGCCCCCGCGGACCGCACCCTGAGGGACGGCGCCCCCGCGGACCGCACCTCCGCCACCGCCACCGCCACGCGCCGTACCGCACGCGAGGCCTCCGCCGAACGCGTCGGGCTCCGCCCCCGCGCGACCGCCACCGGCGCGAACCGGCACCTCGTCCTCCTGCACGGCAGGAGCCAGCAGGACAAGGACACCGAGAAGCTCCGCCGGGACTGGTGTGCCGGACTCAACCACGGGCTCACCCGCGCCGGCATGGCCCCCGTCGACCCGGCGGACGCCTGGTTCCCGTTCTACGGCGACACCCTGGTGGGCGCCCTCCGGCGCGACGAGTCCGTACCCCGCCCGTTCGCCGGGATGACGGCGAGCCCGGTGGCCGAGGCCTGTGCGCCCGACGGCCCGGCCCGGGGCACGTACGAGCAGCTCATCGCCGAGGCGGCGGCGAACGCCCACATGCCCCCCAACGGCGATGCGGCCGACGAGCGGTTCGGCGCCTCGCTGGTGGGCAAGCTCCAGCGGCAACTGAGCTGGATCGCCGCCAAGACCGACCTCGACGAGTGGTTCATCGCCACCGTCCTGCGTGACGTCGCCGCCTACCTCGACGACCCGGACGCCCGCAACGCCGTCCTGGACGCCGTGCTCGCGACGATGCCCACGTCCGGTGACCTCGTCCTGGTCACCCACAGTCTCGGCACCGTCGTCGGCATGGACCTCATGACCAGGCTCGGGCCGGAGGTCCGCGTCGCCCTCCTCGTCACCGCCGGCAGCCCCCTCGGCCTGGACACCGTCCAGCGCCGGCTGCTCCTCGGCGGCCCCGAGCGCCCCGAGGGCGAGTTCCGCTGGGTCAACGCCTGGTGCCCGACCGACGCCGTGGCCATCGGCTGCCCCCTCGGCGACACCTGGAAGGGCGAACTGACCGACCTGGCCGTCGCCAACTCCCGCGACCGGGCGCACGACATCGACGAATATCTCACCCACCCAGAAGTCGCCGCCGAGATCGGGCAACTCGTCGGCGCGTGA
- a CDS encoding DNA/RNA non-specific endonuclease, with translation MAANNRASAKSSPASGAGGQERLISDLKQYIRTQGSGYLSDPNVSSIGIGYKERNGQRSKELVLQFTVDRKVRPEAMEGLRTTHIPEVIDIGDGVEIPTDVIQRSYKPHFLVVAEGETPERQKRVVPVRPGVSVGNVKVSAGTFGCVVFDRNDGTPSLLSNWHVLNGRQGELGDTVVQPGKADDSRLALNRLGALKRAHLGRLGDCAVSTITDREFATDILGLDITPAHLGEPQIDDKVVKSGRTTGVTHGMVTRPFAKVSINYGAPVGVREIECFEIGPDPKHPADSNEISLPGDSGSVWMFTTRSGRPTDVLAGLHFGGESDEDPEERALACLPQAVFDELKITLTRPDPESLEAVTGYDPGFLAVPVGTPRLNASIKEDAVRLDGSEVVPYTHFSLAMSASRRFARWVAWNIDGALLKKLDRNGIEFVKDPRLPDAVQVSNELYKGRNNRLDRGHIARRADVVWGTLTEAARANRDSFHYTNITPQMDDFNQSSRNGLWGSLEDAVFEDVRVDELKVSVFGGPVFHEDDRVFRGVMLPREFWKVIVYCEDGALKCKAFLLTQNLDVSEALELDEFRVFQVKLSEVQKRTGLRFPTAMKNADTLVVPESAEDRAPLERRSDIDWS, from the coding sequence ATGGCTGCCAACAACCGCGCGTCCGCGAAATCGAGCCCCGCGTCCGGGGCCGGCGGACAGGAAAGACTGATCAGCGACCTCAAGCAATACATCCGCACCCAGGGATCGGGATACCTCAGCGACCCGAACGTCTCCTCCATCGGCATCGGGTACAAGGAGAGGAACGGGCAGCGGAGCAAGGAACTGGTCCTCCAGTTCACGGTCGACCGGAAAGTCCGGCCGGAGGCCATGGAAGGCCTTCGGACCACACACATACCCGAGGTCATCGACATCGGCGACGGCGTCGAAATACCGACCGACGTCATCCAGCGCTCGTACAAGCCGCACTTCCTCGTGGTCGCCGAGGGCGAGACACCGGAGCGGCAGAAGCGCGTCGTCCCGGTCCGTCCCGGCGTGAGCGTCGGCAACGTCAAGGTCTCGGCCGGGACCTTCGGGTGCGTCGTCTTCGACCGGAACGACGGAACCCCCTCGCTGCTGAGCAACTGGCACGTGCTGAACGGCCGCCAGGGCGAACTCGGCGACACCGTCGTACAGCCCGGCAAGGCGGACGACAGCCGCCTCGCGCTGAACCGGCTCGGCGCACTCAAACGCGCCCACCTGGGGCGCCTCGGGGACTGCGCCGTGTCCACCATCACCGACCGCGAGTTCGCCACGGACATCCTCGGCCTCGACATCACACCGGCGCACCTGGGCGAGCCGCAGATCGACGACAAGGTCGTCAAGAGCGGCCGCACCACCGGCGTGACACACGGCATGGTGACGCGTCCGTTCGCCAAGGTCAGCATCAACTACGGTGCCCCCGTCGGCGTGCGGGAGATCGAGTGCTTCGAGATCGGCCCCGACCCGAAGCACCCGGCCGACAGCAACGAGATCAGCCTCCCCGGCGACTCCGGCTCGGTATGGATGTTCACCACACGCTCCGGCAGGCCCACGGACGTACTCGCCGGCCTGCACTTCGGCGGTGAGTCGGACGAGGACCCGGAGGAGCGCGCTCTGGCGTGCCTGCCGCAGGCGGTGTTCGACGAGCTGAAGATCACCCTCACCCGGCCCGACCCGGAGTCGCTGGAGGCCGTGACCGGCTACGACCCCGGCTTCCTCGCCGTACCGGTCGGCACACCGCGGCTGAACGCCTCGATCAAGGAGGACGCCGTCCGGCTCGACGGCTCCGAGGTCGTCCCGTACACGCACTTCTCGCTGGCCATGAGCGCCTCGCGGAGATTCGCCCGCTGGGTGGCCTGGAACATCGACGGAGCCCTGCTCAAGAAGCTCGACCGGAACGGCATCGAATTCGTCAAGGACCCGCGCCTTCCCGACGCCGTCCAGGTCAGCAACGAGCTGTACAAGGGCCGGAACAACCGGCTCGACCGAGGGCACATCGCCCGCCGCGCCGACGTGGTGTGGGGAACACTGACCGAGGCCGCGAGGGCCAACAGGGACTCGTTCCACTACACCAACATCACCCCGCAGATGGACGACTTCAACCAGAGCTCGCGCAACGGTCTCTGGGGGAGCCTCGAGGACGCGGTCTTCGAGGACGTCCGCGTCGACGAACTGAAGGTGAGCGTCTTCGGCGGACCGGTCTTCCACGAGGACGACCGCGTCTTCCGCGGAGTCATGCTCCCCCGGGAGTTCTGGAAGGTGATCGTCTACTGCGAGGACGGCGCGCTCAAGTGCAAGGCGTTCCTGCTCACACAGAACCTGGACGTGAGCGAGGCCCTCGAGCTCGACGAGTTCCGGGTCTTCCAGGTCAAGCTGTCGGAGGTCCAGAAGCGCACCGGCCTGCGCTTCCCCACCGCCATGAAGAACGCGGACACGCTGGTGGTCCCGGAGTCCGCGGAGGACCGGGCACCACTGGAGCGCCGGTCGGACATCGACTGGAGCTGA